AATCTCTCGCAAGATATGGATCTACAAGAATTTCAAAAGTTTCACCATGTACTTTCAATCTTGCAATTACAGCTTTATCCACGCTTATTGGCATTTTCTTCACCCCCTAAACCTCAAATAAAAACTTAAAAAGAGAGAACATTTCTAATTCCCCCAAGAAGGAGAATTAGTAATGGCTATCAAGTTCAGAGTAGTCTTCTTCCTTCTCCTTTATTTCCTCCTCTTTCTCCGCCTCCTTCATAACTTCCTCAAGATACTTTTCAATTTCTTCTTTTGTAAGCTTTCTAAATTTCTTATCCTTGACAGTTATGACAGCAACTTCAATACTATCTGGACTTGGATTCTCCATGGTCTTTACCAATGCCAAGATCGCAAGCTTTATTGAGTCTTCCAGCGTCATATCTTCTCTGTATTTTTCCTCAAATATTGCCATTGCAGTGTTCCTACCACTACCTATGGCCACCGCCTTCCATGCAAAGAACGCCCCACTTGGATCGGTTTCATAGAGTTCGGGCTTGTCATTAACACCTGCCATTAACAATGCAGCACCAAAGGGCCTAACCCCACCATATTGGGTGTGCATCTGCTTGAGGTCACATATCTTCTTAACGATGACAGCCAATGGAGCAGGTTCCCCATAAGTCAGCCTGTGGATTTGAGCTTCAAGCCTCGCCCTATTCACGAGAACTCTTGCATCAGCTATTATACCACTTGAGGCTGCAGCTATGTGATCATCAATCTGGAATATCTTTTCATAACTCTCCGGCTCTATAAGCCTACTCGTTATCCTCTTCTCTACAGCTAGAACAACACCTTCATTACACTTAACTCCTACAGCCGTAGCTCCTCTCTTCACTGCTTCTCTTGCATAGTTTACTTGGAATAACCTCCCGTCAGGACTGAATACAGTAATAGCCCTATCGTACCCTGCTTGAGGTGGGACAAACGCCATCTCTTCACCCCCCAAAGATACTCAAATGATGATTTTATATACCTTCCGTGCTTTTTCGGCTTTTTATCCTTTATTATAGCCAAAGTATATTTGAGAGCATGGAAACATTTTAATACTAATGAACCCTATAGTGGAGTGCTGAACTTTGATGGCGGTGATGGAGCATGTGGGGAAGGATTGAACATCATTTCGATGAGTACCCGGTCAGGAAACTCATCGCCAAAACATTACTGAGGTATGGTTTAAAAGTTTCAGAAGATATGAAGATTAAGGCAGGGGACATAGAAGTTCCATACACAAAGATAGCAAAGGCCCTTAATGTTGATAGGAGAGTTGTGAAAGAAACAGTAGCAATGATACTAAAGACTCCAGAGCTCAGGGAGATATACATGAATCTGGAGCCTACTGTTCACATGAAGTATGTTGGGAAGCATGTTGGGTATGGGGTTATTGAGATAGAACCCGAGCCTAGAGCAATAGGAATTCTTGCAAAAGTTGCCCAGAAGATTTCAGATAGGGGAATAAATATAGTTCAAGCAATAGCAGAAGACCCAGAACTATATCCAGAAGCTACACTAACAATAATAACTGAAAAACCTATCCCAGGAGACTTAATTAACGAGCTTTCAAAGCTTGAGGGTGTGAAGAGGATATCCATCTACTAAAGTCTAATTTAATCTTCTCTTTATTCTCAAGGAGTGTTAATAATTTGGATTGAGGT
This is a stretch of genomic DNA from Pyrococcus sp. ST04. It encodes these proteins:
- the psmA gene encoding archaeal proteasome endopeptidase complex subunit alpha; the encoded protein is MAFVPPQAGYDRAITVFSPDGRLFQVNYAREAVKRGATAVGVKCNEGVVLAVEKRITSRLIEPESYEKIFQIDDHIAAASSGIIADARVLVNRARLEAQIHRLTYGEPAPLAVIVKKICDLKQMHTQYGGVRPFGAALLMAGVNDKPELYETDPSGAFFAWKAVAIGSGRNTAMAIFEEKYREDMTLEDSIKLAILALVKTMENPSPDSIEVAVITVKDKKFRKLTKEEIEKYLEEVMKEAEKEEEIKEKEEDYSELDSHY
- a CDS encoding ACT domain-containing protein, with the translated sequence MWGRIEHHFDEYPVRKLIAKTLLRYGLKVSEDMKIKAGDIEVPYTKIAKALNVDRRVVKETVAMILKTPELREIYMNLEPTVHMKYVGKHVGYGVIEIEPEPRAIGILAKVAQKISDRGINIVQAIAEDPELYPEATLTIITEKPIPGDLINELSKLEGVKRISIY